One Mycobacterium marseillense DNA window includes the following coding sequences:
- a CDS encoding type I polyketide synthase, with the protein MTIHEHDRVSAERDGQGPQGGKHQADTHALVDRLTAGEPYAVAFGGQGSAWLETLEELVSSAGIESDLSALVGEVELLLEPVAKELVVVRPIGFEPLTWVRALAAEDPIPSNKHLTSAAVSIPGVLLTQIAAVRALARQGMDLSATPPVAVAGHSQGVLAVEALKGGSARDVELLALAQLIGAAGTLVARRRGISVLGDRPPMVSVTNADPERISQLLDEFAQDVRTVLPPVLSIRNGRRSVVITGTPEQLSRFELYCQQISEKEEADRKNKLRGGDVFSPVFDPVQVEVGFHTPRLADGIDIVGNWAEKVGLDVALARELTESILVRPVDWVQEITRVNDAGARWILDLGPGDILTRLTAPVIRGLGVGIVPAATRGGQRNLFTVGAVPEVARAWSSYAPTLVRLPDGRVKLSTKFTRLTGRSPILLAGMTPTTVDAKIVAAAANAGHWAELAGGGQVTEEIFADRIEELSGLLEDGRTYQFNALFLDPYLWKLQVGGKRLVQKARQSGAAIDGLVISAGIPELEEAVELIEELGDVGISHVVFKPGTVEQIRSVIRIATEVSTKPVIAHIEGGRAGGHHSWEDLDDLLLATYSELRSRSNITVCVGGGIGTPERAADYLSGRWAQAYGFPLMPIDGILVGTAAMAAKEATTSPSVKRMLVETQGTDQWIGAGKASGGMASSRSQLGADIHEIDNSASRCGRLLDEVAGDADAVAERRDEIIAAMATTAKPYFGDAGEMTYLQWLRRYVELAIGDGDSTADTAAPGSPWLADTWRDRFQQMLQRAEARLHPQDFGPIETLYNDEGLLENPEAAIDLLLDRYPDAETVQLHPADVPFFVTLCKMVGKPVNFVPVIDKDVRRWWRSDSLWQAHDARYDADQVCIIPGTAAVAGITRMDEPVGELLDRFEQAAVDEALAAGIEPTAVTSRRTGRADVSGPLAVVLDAPDVQWAGRTAINPVHRIADPSEWLVHGDSDGPESRRATHSSTGARLQVEDDRVVLSVPVSGVWVEIPFTLPPNTVDGATPVVSTDDAATAMRAVLAIAAGVDGPEFMPPVTDGTATVTVDWDPERVADHTGVTATFGEPLAPSLTTVPDALVGPCWPAVFSAIGSAVTDAGVPVVEGLLSLVHLDHAAHMVGELPKDPAQLTITATALAADDTDMGRVVPVTVTIAGADGEAIATLDERFAILGRTGAAELTDPVRAGGAVSENATDTPRRRRRDVTITAPVDMRPFAVVSGDHNPIHTDRAAALLAGLESPIVHGMWLSAAAQHAVTATDGQARPPARLIGWTARFLGMVRPGDEVSFRVDRVGIDQGAEVLEVAARIGSDLVMSATARLASPHTVYAFPGQGIQHKGMGMDVRARSKAARKVWDKADKFTRDTLGFSVLHVVRDNPTSIIASGVPYNHPEGVLYLTQFTQVAMATVAAAQVAEMREQGAFVEDAIACGHSVGEYTALACVTGIYELEALLETVFHRGSKMHDIVPRDELGRSNYRLAAIRPSQIDLPDDEVPGFVADIAANTGEFLEIVNFNLRGSQYAIAGTVRGLEALEAEVERRREITGGKRSFILVPGIDVPFHSRVLRVGVAEFRRSLDRVMPRDKDPDVIIGRYIPNLVPRPFTLDRDFIQEIRDLVPAEPLDPILADYDTWLAERRIEMARTVLIELLAWQFASPVRWIETQDLLFTEEAAGGLGVERFVEIGVKSAPTVAGLATNTLKLPEYAHSTVEVLNAERDAAVLFATDTDPEPEPEVEEPVEAPEASGAPVEAAPAAPAPAAAPSGPRPDDIGFDAADATLALIALSAKMRIDQIEELDSIESITDGASSRRNQLLVDLGSELNLGAIDGAAEADLAGLRAQVTKLARTYKPYGPVLSDAINDQLRTVLGPSGKRPAAIADRVKKTWELGEGWAKHVTVEVALGTREGTSVRGGAMGHLHEGALADAAAVDKAIDAAVASVAARRGIAVALPSSGGGSGGATIDAAALGEFTAQITGRDGVLASAARLVLNQLGLDDPVSASPAATDAELIDLVTTELGADWPRLVAPVFEPKKAVLFDDRWASAREDLVKLWLTDEGDIDARWVSLSERFEGAGHVVATQATWWQGKSLSAGRQIHASLFGRIAAGAENPDPGPYANEVAVVTGASKGSIAASVVARLLDGGATVIATTSKLDDERLAFYRGLYRDHARYGAALWVVAANMASYSDIDALVEWVGTEQTESLGPQSIHIKDAQTPTLLFPFAAPRVVGDLSEAGSRSEMEMKVLLWAVQRLIGGLSKIGAERDIASRLHVVLPGSPNRGMFGGDGAYGEAKSALDALVSRWHAESSWATRVSLAHALIGWTRGTGLMGHNDAIVDAVEEAGVTTYSTDEMAAMLLALCDIESKVAAAGAPIKADLTGGLGEANLDMAELAAKAREQSASAEDDDPDALEAEGSIAALPSPPRGFSPAPAPDWADLDVDLNDLVVIVGGAELGPYGSSRTRFEMEVAGELSAAGVLELAWTTGLVKWEDDPQPGWYDTESGDLVDESELVDRYHDAVVERCGIREFVDDGAIDPDHASPLLVSVFLDKDFSFVVSSEADARAFVEFDPEHTVARPVPDSSDWEVIRKAGTEIRVPRKTKLSRTVGAQIPTGFDPTVWGITPDMANSIDRVALWNIVATVDAFLSSGFTPTELLRWVHPSLVASTQGTGMGGMTSMQTMYHGNLLGRAKPNDILQEVLPNVVAAHVMQSYVGGYGAMVHPVAACATVAVSVEEGVDKIRLGKAEFVVAGGFDDLTLEAIIGFGDMAATADTEMMRAKGISDAKFSRANDRRRLGFLEAQGGGTILLANGALAAKMGLPVLAVVGYAQSFADGMHTSIPAPGLGGLGAGRGGRDSQLARSLAKLGVGADDIAVVSKHDTSTLANDPNETELHERLADSMGRSPGNPLFVVSQKTLTGHSKGGAAAFQLMGLCQMLRDGVIPPNRSLDCVDDELATAGHFVWVREPLDLRGKFPLKAGLVTSLGFGHVSGLIALVHPEAFIAALDPADRDGYRQRAEQRMLAGQRRLASAIAGGRPMYEKPADRRFNHDEPEKRQEAAMLLNADARLGEDDLYVG; encoded by the coding sequence GTGACGATTCACGAGCATGACCGGGTGTCCGCCGAGCGCGACGGGCAGGGCCCGCAAGGGGGCAAGCACCAAGCCGACACCCATGCTCTTGTCGACCGCCTGACGGCCGGTGAGCCCTACGCCGTGGCCTTCGGTGGCCAGGGCAGCGCCTGGTTGGAGACGCTCGAAGAACTGGTTTCGTCGGCCGGCATCGAATCGGATCTGTCCGCACTGGTCGGTGAGGTGGAACTCCTCCTCGAGCCGGTGGCGAAAGAGCTGGTCGTGGTCCGTCCCATCGGCTTCGAGCCGCTGACGTGGGTCCGCGCGCTGGCCGCTGAGGACCCGATCCCCTCGAACAAGCACCTGACCTCGGCCGCGGTCTCGATCCCGGGCGTGCTGCTCACCCAGATCGCGGCCGTGCGCGCGCTGGCGCGCCAGGGCATGGATCTGAGCGCGACGCCGCCGGTGGCCGTCGCCGGGCATTCCCAGGGCGTGCTCGCCGTCGAGGCGCTCAAGGGCGGAAGCGCCCGTGACGTCGAGCTGCTGGCGTTGGCCCAGCTGATCGGTGCGGCCGGGACGCTGGTGGCTCGTCGGCGCGGAATCTCCGTGCTCGGCGACCGGCCGCCGATGGTGTCGGTCACCAACGCCGACCCCGAGCGCATCAGCCAGCTGCTCGACGAGTTCGCCCAGGACGTGCGGACCGTGCTGCCGCCCGTGCTGTCCATCCGCAACGGCCGCCGGTCGGTCGTCATCACCGGCACCCCCGAGCAGCTGTCCCGCTTCGAGCTGTATTGCCAGCAGATCTCGGAGAAGGAAGAGGCCGACCGGAAGAACAAGCTGCGCGGCGGCGACGTATTCTCGCCGGTGTTCGACCCGGTGCAGGTCGAGGTGGGCTTCCATACCCCCCGGCTGGCCGACGGCATCGACATCGTCGGCAACTGGGCCGAGAAGGTGGGCCTGGACGTGGCCCTGGCCCGCGAACTGACCGAATCCATTCTGGTGCGCCCGGTCGACTGGGTGCAGGAAATCACCCGCGTCAACGACGCCGGCGCCCGGTGGATCCTCGATCTGGGCCCCGGCGACATCCTGACCCGGCTGACCGCGCCGGTGATCCGCGGCCTGGGGGTGGGCATCGTGCCCGCCGCGACCCGCGGCGGCCAGCGCAACCTCTTCACCGTCGGCGCCGTCCCCGAGGTGGCGCGGGCGTGGTCGAGCTACGCCCCGACGCTGGTGCGCCTGCCCGACGGCCGGGTCAAGCTGTCGACGAAGTTCACCCGCCTGACCGGCCGCTCGCCGATCCTGCTCGCGGGCATGACCCCGACCACGGTCGACGCCAAGATCGTGGCCGCTGCCGCCAACGCCGGCCACTGGGCCGAGCTGGCCGGCGGCGGGCAGGTCACCGAGGAGATCTTCGCCGATCGGATCGAGGAGCTCTCCGGGCTGCTCGAGGACGGTCGCACCTACCAGTTCAACGCGCTATTCCTGGACCCCTACCTGTGGAAGCTGCAGGTCGGCGGCAAGCGGTTGGTGCAAAAGGCGCGCCAGTCCGGCGCGGCCATCGACGGTCTGGTCATCAGCGCCGGCATCCCCGAGCTGGAGGAAGCCGTCGAGCTGATCGAGGAGCTGGGCGACGTCGGCATCAGCCACGTCGTCTTCAAGCCCGGCACCGTCGAGCAGATCCGCTCGGTCATCCGCATCGCCACCGAGGTGTCCACCAAACCGGTGATCGCGCACATCGAGGGCGGCCGCGCCGGCGGCCACCACTCCTGGGAAGACCTCGACGACCTGCTGCTGGCGACCTACTCGGAACTGCGGTCGCGCTCCAACATCACCGTCTGCGTCGGCGGCGGTATCGGCACGCCCGAGCGGGCGGCCGACTACCTGTCCGGGCGCTGGGCGCAGGCCTACGGTTTCCCGCTGATGCCGATCGACGGCATCCTGGTCGGCACGGCGGCCATGGCGGCCAAGGAGGCCACCACCTCGCCGTCGGTCAAGCGGATGCTCGTCGAAACGCAGGGCACCGACCAGTGGATCGGCGCCGGAAAAGCCTCCGGTGGCATGGCATCCAGCCGCAGCCAGCTCGGTGCGGACATCCACGAGATCGACAACAGCGCGTCGCGCTGCGGACGGCTGCTCGACGAGGTCGCCGGTGACGCCGACGCCGTCGCCGAACGCCGCGACGAGATCATCGCGGCGATGGCCACCACCGCCAAGCCGTACTTCGGCGACGCCGGCGAGATGACCTACCTGCAGTGGCTGCGGCGCTACGTCGAGCTGGCCATCGGCGACGGCGACTCCACCGCCGACACCGCCGCCCCGGGCAGCCCCTGGCTGGCCGACACGTGGCGCGACCGGTTCCAGCAGATGCTGCAGCGAGCCGAAGCGCGTTTGCACCCACAGGATTTCGGCCCCATCGAGACGCTCTACAACGACGAGGGCCTGCTGGAGAACCCCGAGGCGGCGATCGATCTGCTGCTCGACCGCTACCCCGACGCCGAGACCGTCCAACTGCACCCGGCCGACGTGCCGTTCTTCGTCACCCTGTGCAAGATGGTGGGCAAGCCGGTCAACTTCGTGCCGGTCATCGACAAGGATGTGCGGCGCTGGTGGCGCAGTGACTCGCTGTGGCAGGCTCACGACGCCCGCTACGACGCCGACCAGGTGTGCATCATCCCGGGCACCGCGGCCGTCGCGGGGATCACCCGAATGGACGAACCCGTCGGCGAACTGCTGGACCGCTTCGAGCAGGCCGCCGTCGACGAGGCGCTGGCCGCAGGAATCGAGCCGACGGCCGTCACGTCGCGCCGCACCGGCCGCGCGGATGTATCCGGACCGCTGGCCGTGGTGCTGGACGCCCCCGACGTGCAGTGGGCCGGCCGCACCGCGATCAACCCCGTCCATCGGATCGCCGACCCCTCCGAGTGGCTGGTGCACGGAGACTCTGATGGACCCGAGAGCCGCCGCGCCACGCATTCGTCCACCGGCGCGCGCCTTCAGGTCGAGGACGACCGGGTTGTGCTGAGCGTCCCGGTGTCGGGGGTCTGGGTCGAGATCCCATTCACCTTGCCGCCCAACACCGTTGACGGCGCGACGCCCGTGGTCTCCACCGACGACGCCGCCACGGCCATGCGTGCGGTGCTGGCGATCGCCGCCGGCGTCGACGGACCGGAATTCATGCCCCCGGTCACCGATGGGACAGCCACCGTCACGGTGGACTGGGACCCCGAGCGCGTCGCCGACCACACGGGGGTCACGGCCACCTTCGGGGAACCGTTGGCGCCCAGCCTCACCACCGTGCCCGACGCGCTGGTCGGCCCGTGCTGGCCCGCGGTCTTTTCCGCGATCGGCTCGGCGGTCACCGACGCCGGCGTCCCGGTCGTGGAGGGCCTGCTGAGCCTGGTGCATCTCGACCACGCCGCGCACATGGTTGGCGAGCTGCCGAAGGACCCGGCCCAATTGACCATCACCGCAACGGCTTTGGCGGCCGACGACACCGATATGGGGCGTGTCGTTCCCGTCACGGTCACCATCGCCGGCGCCGACGGTGAGGCGATCGCGACCCTCGACGAGCGCTTTGCGATCCTCGGGCGCACCGGCGCGGCCGAGCTGACCGACCCGGTGCGTGCCGGCGGCGCGGTCTCCGAAAACGCCACCGACACTCCGCGTCGGCGCCGCCGTGACGTCACGATCACCGCGCCCGTCGACATGCGCCCGTTCGCGGTGGTGTCCGGCGATCACAACCCCATCCACACCGACCGGGCCGCCGCCCTGCTGGCCGGCCTGGAATCGCCCATCGTGCACGGCATGTGGCTGTCGGCCGCTGCCCAGCACGCGGTGACCGCCACCGACGGTCAGGCCCGCCCGCCGGCGCGGCTGATCGGCTGGACCGCCCGCTTCCTGGGCATGGTGCGTCCCGGCGACGAGGTCTCCTTCCGCGTCGACCGCGTCGGGATCGACCAGGGTGCAGAGGTTTTGGAAGTCGCAGCCCGCATCGGATCGGATCTGGTGATGTCGGCGACCGCGCGCCTGGCCTCCCCGCACACCGTCTATGCGTTCCCCGGCCAGGGTATTCAGCACAAGGGCATGGGCATGGACGTCCGGGCCCGGTCCAAGGCCGCCCGCAAGGTGTGGGACAAGGCGGACAAGTTCACCCGCGACACGCTGGGCTTCTCGGTGCTGCACGTGGTGCGCGACAACCCGACAAGCATCATCGCCAGCGGTGTGCCCTACAACCACCCCGAGGGCGTGCTGTACCTGACGCAGTTCACCCAGGTCGCGATGGCCACCGTGGCGGCGGCGCAGGTCGCCGAGATGCGCGAGCAGGGCGCCTTCGTCGAAGACGCGATCGCCTGCGGGCACTCCGTCGGCGAGTACACCGCGCTGGCCTGCGTGACGGGCATCTACGAGCTGGAAGCGTTGCTGGAGACGGTGTTCCACCGCGGATCGAAGATGCACGACATCGTGCCCCGCGACGAGCTGGGCCGGTCCAACTACCGGCTGGCGGCGATTCGGCCGTCGCAGATCGACCTCCCGGATGACGAGGTCCCGGGGTTCGTTGCCGATATTGCGGCGAATACAGGTGAGTTCCTTGAGATCGTCAACTTCAACCTGCGCGGGTCGCAGTATGCGATCGCCGGCACCGTCCGCGGACTCGAGGCGCTGGAAGCCGAGGTGGAGCGGCGTCGCGAGATCACCGGCGGCAAGCGCTCGTTCATCCTGGTGCCGGGCATCGACGTGCCCTTCCACTCGCGGGTGCTGCGGGTGGGTGTCGCGGAGTTCCGGCGCTCGCTCGACCGGGTCATGCCGCGCGACAAGGATCCCGACGTCATCATCGGGCGCTACATCCCCAACCTGGTGCCCCGCCCGTTCACCCTGGACCGCGACTTCATCCAGGAGATCCGCGACCTGGTGCCGGCCGAGCCGCTCGACCCGATCCTCGCCGACTACGACACCTGGCTTGCCGAGCGTCGCATCGAGATGGCGCGCACCGTCTTGATCGAGCTGCTGGCCTGGCAGTTCGCCAGCCCGGTGCGCTGGATCGAGACCCAGGATCTGCTGTTCACCGAGGAGGCCGCCGGCGGTCTGGGTGTGGAGCGGTTCGTCGAGATCGGTGTGAAGTCCGCGCCGACGGTGGCGGGGCTGGCGACCAATACGCTCAAGCTGCCCGAATATGCCCACAGCACAGTCGAAGTGCTCAACGCCGAGCGCGACGCCGCGGTGCTGTTCGCGACCGACACCGATCCCGAGCCGGAGCCCGAGGTTGAAGAACCGGTCGAAGCGCCGGAGGCATCCGGCGCGCCGGTGGAGGCCGCCCCGGCCGCCCCCGCGCCGGCAGCCGCCCCGTCAGGCCCGCGCCCCGACGACATCGGATTCGACGCGGCCGACGCGACGTTGGCGTTGATCGCGCTGTCGGCCAAGATGCGCATCGACCAGATCGAGGAGCTGGATTCCATCGAATCCATCACCGACGGCGCGTCGTCGCGACGCAACCAGCTGCTGGTGGACCTGGGTTCGGAGTTGAACCTCGGCGCCATCGACGGCGCCGCCGAAGCCGACCTGGCCGGCTTGCGCGCCCAGGTGACCAAGCTGGCACGCACCTACAAGCCTTACGGCCCAGTGCTTTCCGACGCGATCAACGACCAGCTGCGCACGGTGCTGGGGCCGTCGGGCAAGCGGCCCGCCGCCATCGCCGACCGGGTCAAGAAGACCTGGGAGCTGGGCGAGGGTTGGGCCAAACACGTCACGGTCGAGGTCGCGCTGGGCACCCGCGAGGGCACCAGTGTTCGTGGCGGTGCCATGGGGCACCTGCACGAGGGCGCCTTGGCCGACGCCGCCGCCGTCGACAAAGCCATCGATGCCGCCGTCGCTTCCGTCGCCGCGCGCCGCGGCATCGCGGTGGCGCTGCCGTCTTCGGGTGGCGGCAGCGGAGGTGCCACCATCGACGCGGCCGCGTTGGGCGAATTCACCGCCCAGATCACCGGCCGCGACGGCGTGCTGGCATCGGCGGCCCGCCTGGTGCTGAACCAGCTGGGCCTCGACGACCCGGTCAGCGCCTCGCCCGCGGCCACCGACGCCGAGCTCATCGATCTGGTGACGACCGAACTCGGCGCGGACTGGCCACGTCTGGTCGCGCCGGTGTTCGAGCCGAAGAAGGCCGTGCTGTTCGACGACCGCTGGGCCAGCGCCCGCGAAGACCTGGTCAAGCTGTGGCTGACCGACGAGGGCGACATCGACGCCCGGTGGGTGAGCCTGTCCGAAAGGTTCGAGGGCGCAGGCCATGTCGTGGCCACCCAGGCCACCTGGTGGCAGGGCAAGTCCCTGTCCGCGGGCCGCCAGATCCACGCATCGCTGTTCGGCCGGATCGCGGCCGGCGCCGAGAATCCGGACCCAGGCCCCTACGCAAACGAGGTCGCCGTGGTGACGGGTGCCTCCAAGGGCTCGATCGCGGCATCGGTGGTCGCGCGGCTGCTCGACGGCGGCGCCACCGTCATCGCGACGACGTCGAAGCTCGACGACGAGCGGCTGGCGTTCTACCGCGGCCTGTATCGCGACCACGCTCGTTACGGCGCCGCACTGTGGGTGGTCGCGGCCAACATGGCGTCTTACTCCGACATCGACGCCCTGGTCGAGTGGGTCGGCACCGAGCAGACCGAAAGCCTTGGGCCGCAGTCGATTCACATCAAGGATGCGCAGACCCCGACGTTGCTGTTCCCGTTCGCCGCACCGCGCGTCGTCGGTGACCTGTCGGAGGCCGGCTCCCGCTCCGAGATGGAGATGAAGGTGCTGCTGTGGGCCGTGCAGCGGTTGATCGGCGGGCTGTCGAAGATCGGCGCCGAGCGTGACATCGCGTCGCGGCTGCACGTCGTGCTGCCCGGCTCGCCTAACCGTGGAATGTTCGGCGGTGACGGCGCCTACGGTGAAGCCAAGTCGGCGCTGGACGCGTTGGTGAGCCGTTGGCACGCCGAATCCTCCTGGGCGACAAGGGTCAGCCTGGCGCACGCGCTGATCGGCTGGACCCGCGGCACCGGGCTGATGGGCCACAACGACGCCATCGTCGACGCGGTCGAGGAGGCCGGTGTCACCACCTACTCGACCGACGAGATGGCGGCAATGCTGTTGGCGCTGTGCGACATCGAGTCGAAGGTGGCGGCCGCCGGTGCGCCGATCAAGGCCGACCTGACCGGTGGGCTCGGTGAGGCCAACCTCGACATGGCCGAGCTGGCCGCCAAGGCCCGCGAGCAATCCGCCTCGGCTGAGGACGACGACCCCGACGCGCTCGAGGCCGAGGGCAGCATCGCCGCGCTGCCGTCGCCGCCGCGCGGCTTCAGCCCGGCACCGGCCCCCGACTGGGCCGATCTCGACGTCGACCTGAACGACCTGGTGGTGATCGTCGGCGGCGCCGAGCTCGGGCCGTACGGTTCGTCGCGGACCCGCTTCGAGATGGAGGTGGCCGGGGAGCTGTCGGCGGCCGGAGTGCTCGAGCTGGCCTGGACCACCGGACTGGTCAAGTGGGAAGACGATCCCCAACCCGGTTGGTACGACACCGAATCCGGCGACCTGGTCGACGAATCGGAGCTGGTCGACCGCTACCACGACGCCGTGGTCGAGCGGTGCGGTATCCGCGAATTCGTCGACGACGGTGCGATCGATCCCGATCACGCCTCACCGCTGCTCGTCAGCGTGTTCCTCGACAAGGACTTCTCGTTCGTGGTGTCCAGCGAGGCCGACGCGCGTGCGTTCGTCGAGTTCGATCCCGAGCACACCGTGGCCCGGCCGGTGCCGGACTCCAGCGACTGGGAGGTGATCCGCAAGGCGGGCACCGAGATCCGGGTTCCGCGGAAGACCAAGCTGTCCCGGACCGTCGGCGCGCAGATCCCCACCGGGTTCGATCCGACGGTGTGGGGCATCACCCCGGACATGGCCAATTCCATTGACCGGGTGGCGCTGTGGAACATCGTGGCGACCGTGGATGCGTTCCTGTCCTCGGGCTTCACCCCGACCGAGCTCCTGCGCTGGGTGCACCCGAGCCTGGTGGCCTCCACGCAGGGCACCGGCATGGGCGGCATGACATCGATGCAGACCATGTATCACGGCAACCTGCTGGGCCGGGCCAAGCCGAACGACATCCTGCAGGAGGTGCTGCCGAATGTTGTTGCGGCCCATGTCATGCAGTCCTATGTCGGCGGCTACGGCGCGATGGTGCATCCGGTCGCGGCCTGTGCGACGGTCGCTGTGTCGGTCGAGGAGGGCGTGGACAAGATCCGGCTCGGCAAGGCCGAATTCGTGGTCGCCGGCGGGTTCGACGACCTGACCCTGGAGGCCATCATCGGCTTCGGTGACATGGCGGCCACCGCCGACACCGAGATGATGCGGGCCAAGGGCATCAGCGATGCGAAGTTCTCGCGCGCCAACGACCGGCGTCGCCTCGGGTTCCTGGAAGCCCAGGGCGGCGGCACCATCCTGCTGGCCAATGGTGCGCTGGCGGCCAAGATGGGCCTGCCGGTGCTGGCCGTGGTCGGCTACGCGCAGAGCTTCGCCGACGGTATGCACACCTCGATCCCGGCGCCCGGTCTCGGTGGCCTCGGCGCCGGCCGCGGTGGCAGGGACTCGCAGCTGGCCCGCTCGCTGGCCAAGCTGGGTGTGGGGGCCGACGACATCGCGGTCGTGTCCAAGCACGACACCTCGACGCTGGCCAACGACCCCAACGAGACCGAGCTGCACGAGCGGCTGGCCGACTCGATGGGCCGATCGCCCGGCAACCCGCTGTTCGTGGTGAGCCAGAAGACCCTCACCGGTCACAGCAAGGGCGGCGCGGCGGCGTTCCAGCTGATGGGCCTGTGCCAGATGCTGCGTGACGGCGTCATCCCGCCCAACCGCAGCCTGGATTGCGTCGACGACGAGCTGGCCACCGCCGGTCACTTCGTCTGGGTGCGTGAGCCTTTGGACCTGCGCGGCAAGTTCCCGCTCAAGGCCGGCCTGGTGACCAGCCTCGGCTTCGGACACGTGTCGGGCCTGATCGCGCTGGTGCACCCGGAGGCGTTCATCGCCGCGCTGGACCCGGCCGATCGGGACGGCTACCGCCAGCGGGCCGAGCAGCGCATGCTGGCCGGTCAGCGCCGGTTGGCGTCCGCGATCGCCGGTGGGCGTCCGATGTACGAGAAGCCGGCCGACCGGCGGTTCAACCACGACGAGCCGGAGAAGCGTCAGGAGGCGGCGATGTTGCTCAACGCCGACGCCCGCCTCGGCGAAGACGATCTTTACGTCGGCTAG
- a CDS encoding holo-ACP synthase has translation MAIVGVGIDLVSIPDFAEQVDQPGTVFAETFTPGERRDASDKSSSAARHLAARWAAKEAVIKAWSGSRFAQRPVLPEDIHRDIEVVTDMWGRPRVRLSGDIAKHLADVIIHVSLTHEADTAAAVAILETL, from the coding sequence GTGGCGATCGTCGGAGTAGGCATCGATCTCGTCTCCATTCCTGATTTCGCCGAGCAGGTCGACCAGCCGGGAACTGTCTTCGCCGAGACCTTCACCCCGGGTGAGCGTCGCGACGCCTCGGACAAGAGTTCGTCGGCGGCGCGTCACCTGGCAGCCCGCTGGGCGGCCAAGGAGGCGGTGATCAAGGCCTGGTCGGGGTCTCGGTTCGCGCAGCGGCCCGTGCTGCCCGAGGACATCCACCGCGACATCGAGGTGGTCACCGACATGTGGGGGCGGCCCCGGGTGCGGTTGAGCGGCGACATCGCCAAACACCTGGCCGACGTGATCATCCACGTGTCGCTGACGCACGAGGCGGACACCGCCGCCGCGGTGGCGATCCTGGAGACTCTTTGA
- a CDS encoding dipeptidase, translating into MSDLVERVRAVLPSVRRDLEDLVRIESVWADPGRRPEVHRSAQTVADLLSQAGFGDVQIVSEGGAPAVIARHPAPPGAPTVLLYAHHDVQPEGDRAQWASPPFEPTERDGRLYGRGSADDKAGIATHLAAFRAHGGMPPVGVTVFVEGEEESGSPSLAAVLAAHRDTLSADVIVIADSDNWSADTPALTVSLRGLVDCVVEVATLDHGLHSGLWGGAVPDALTALVRLLASLHDDDGNVAVASLHETDIAALNYPDYPPERARTDSGLLDGVSEIGSGSVPQRLWAKPAITVIGIDTTPIDKASNTLIPRARAKVSMRVAPGGDAAAHLDALTAHLRSHAPWGAHVSVTRGDIGEPYAIEASGDVYDAARAAFRRAWDAEPIDMGMGGSIPFIAEFAAAFPQAKILVTGVEDPGTQAHSINESLHLGVLERAAIGEALLLANLG; encoded by the coding sequence ATGAGCGATCTCGTTGAGCGCGTCCGCGCGGTGCTGCCGTCGGTGCGGCGCGACCTGGAAGACCTGGTGCGCATCGAATCGGTGTGGGCCGATCCCGGCCGTCGTCCCGAGGTGCACCGCAGCGCCCAGACCGTCGCGGATCTGTTGTCGCAGGCCGGTTTCGGCGACGTGCAGATCGTCAGCGAAGGGGGAGCGCCCGCGGTCATCGCGCGCCACCCCGCGCCCCCCGGCGCGCCGACCGTGCTGCTGTATGCCCACCACGACGTGCAGCCCGAGGGCGACCGCGCCCAGTGGGCGTCGCCGCCGTTCGAGCCCACCGAACGTGACGGGCGGCTCTACGGGCGCGGCAGTGCCGACGACAAGGCCGGTATCGCAACACATTTGGCGGCCTTTCGCGCGCACGGCGGCATGCCGCCCGTCGGCGTGACGGTGTTCGTCGAGGGCGAAGAGGAATCCGGTTCGCCCTCGCTCGCCGCAGTGCTTGCGGCACACCGCGACACGCTGTCCGCCGACGTGATCGTCATCGCCGACTCGGACAACTGGAGTGCCGACACCCCCGCGCTGACCGTGTCGCTGCGCGGACTGGTCGATTGCGTGGTCGAGGTCGCCACCCTCGACCACGGGCTGCACTCCGGCCTGTGGGGCGGGGCGGTGCCCGACGCGCTCACCGCGCTGGTGCGCCTGCTGGCCAGCCTGCACGACGACGACGGCAACGTGGCCGTGGCCAGCCTGCACGAAACCGACATCGCCGCGCTGAACTACCCCGACTACCCGCCCGAGCGGGCCCGCACCGACTCCGGTCTGCTCGACGGCGTGTCCGAGATCGGCTCGGGCTCCGTGCCGCAGCGGCTGTGGGCCAAGCCCGCCATCACGGTGATCGGCATCGACACCACCCCCATCGACAAGGCGTCGAACACGCTGATCCCGCGGGCGCGGGCCAAGGTCAGCATGCGCGTGGCCCCCGGCGGGGACGCCGCCGCGCATCTGGACGCCCTGACCGCCCACCTGCGGAGCCACGCCCCCTGGGGCGCGCACGTCAGCGTCACTCGCGGCGACATCGGCGAGCCCTACGCCATCGAGGCCAGTGGCGACGTCTACGACGCGGCCCGCGCGGCGTTCCGGCGGGCGTGGGACGCCGAGCCCATCGACATGGGCATGGGTGGCTCGATCCCGTTCATCGCCGAATTCGCCGCCGCCTTTCCGCAGGCGAAAATCCTGGTCACCGGCGTGGAGGACCCGGGGACCCAGGCACACAGCATCAACGAGAGCCTGCACCTGGGGGTGCTCGAGCGCGCGGCCATCGGCGAGGCGCTGCTGCTGGCCAACCTGGGCTAG